Proteins from a genomic interval of Cheilinus undulatus linkage group 15, ASM1832078v1, whole genome shotgun sequence:
- the ikzf2 gene encoding zinc finger protein Helios isoform X1: MEAPDGHCASNGQCSPGKENLRMSTDMSTPNGQTVPQGPNSPSEVTIKQEEDTAEEADNRSPALEEIGQTGEEGDPLEESMTDSPNNLQDGLSGSNVTADSGSRQPNGDRPFQCNQCGVSFTQKGNLLRHIKLHTGEKPFKCPFCSYACRRRDALTGHLRTHAVGKPHKCNYCGRSYKQRTSLEEHKERCHSYLQGIGLDPTTNNSPFTGEGPKEPRPIAESNNIGTFDRPPVIERINNNVGKRKSTTPQKFVGEKMVRYSYPELGYEMGMKYEKQAELLPPHMMDQAISNAMTYLGSDTLRPMLHHPGPPLSMAEVVPMVNPLFHHVLPMSQRAERPGNCETLPPQPHDFSSHPATNGPTALTRQGKPNQPGQDESPNHSGLDSADSARSSPQERQGYHGPPQGIRSRASPAVVFAGERAMEASPRGGAGIGASIIRVATEKPVGQEGVRVFGREGQELRAFQCEHCRVLFLDHVMYTIHMGCHGYRDPLECNICGHRSKDRYEFSSHIVRGEHTFQ; encoded by the exons GTAACGGCCAATGCTCTCCTGGTAAGGAGAACTTGAGAATGTCGACGGATATGTCAACACCTAATGGACAGACAGTTCCTCAGGGTCCTAACTCCCCAAGTG aAGTGACAATTAAGCAAGAGGAAGACACAGCAGAGGAGGCTGATAACAGAAGCCCAGCACTTGAAGAAATAGGCCAAACAGGGGAGGAAGGAGACCCTTTGGAGGAATCCATGACTGACAGTCCAAACAATCTACAGGATGGATTATCCGGATCAAATGTGACAGCTGATTCAGGGAGTCGACAACCAAACG GTGACAGGCCGTTCCAGTGCAACCAGTGTGGTGTCTCGTTCACCCAGAAGGGAAACCTGCTTCGACATATCAAGCTGCACACAGGTGAAAAACCCTTCAAATGCCCCTTCTGCAGCTACGCCTGCCGGCGGCGTGATGCTCTGACCGGACATCTGAGGACTCATGCTG TTGGCAAACCACATAAGTGTAACTACTGTGGACGAAGCTACAAACAGCGAACTTCTTTGGAGGAACACAAAGAGCGTTGCCATAGTTACCTGCAGGGAATTGGCTTGGATCCGACCACCAACAACAGCCCCTTCACAG GTGAGGGTCCCAAAGAGCCAAGGCCCATAGCAGAGTCCAACAACATTGGTACCTTTGATCGACCTCCTGTTATTGAGAGAATAAACAACAATGTGGGAAAGAGAAAGAGCACCACACCTCAGAAATTTGTGG GTGAAAAAATGGTACGCTACAGCTACCCAGAGCTAGGCTATGAGATGGGTATGAAGTACGAGAAGCAAGCTGAACTGTTGCCGCCCCACATGATGGACCAGGCCATCAGCAACGCCATGACATACCTAGGATCAGACACACTTAGGCCCATGCTACATCATCCAGGTCCCCCTCTCTCTATGGCTGAGGTGGTGCCAATGGTCAATCCCCTCTTTCACCATGTCCTTCCCATGAGCCAACGAGCAGAGCGTCCAGGAAACTGTGAAACACTTCCACCTCAGCCCCATGACTTCTCTAGCCATCCTGCCACAAATGGGCCCACTGCTTTAACCAGGCAGGGTAAGCCCAACCAACCAGGGCAAGATGAATCTCCCAACCACAGTGGACTTGACTCTGCTGACTCAGCTCGCAGTAGCCCTCAAGAAAGGCAGGGATATCACGGACCACCTCAAGGCATCAGATCTCGAGCCAGTCCAGCGGTGGTCTTTGCGGGTGAGCGAGCAATGGAGGCATCACCAAGAGGGGGTGCAGGGATTGGAGCCAGTATAATCCGAGTGGCAACAGAGAAGCCAGTCGGACAGGAAGGAGTGAGGGTGTTTGGACGGGAAGGCCAAGAGTTAAGGGCCTTCCAATGCGAGCACTGTCGGGTGCTCTTCCTGGATCATGTCATGTACACCATCCACATGGGTTGCCACGGATACAGAGATCCACTGGAGTGCAACATTTGTGGTCACCGCAGCAAAGACCGCTATGAGTTCTCCTCCCACATAGTCCGGGGTGAACACACTTTCCAGTGA
- the ikzf2 gene encoding zinc finger protein Helios isoform X2: protein MSTDMSTPNGQTVPQGPNSPSEVTIKQEEDTAEEADNRSPALEEIGQTGEEGDPLEESMTDSPNNLQDGLSGSNVTADSGSRQPNGDRPFQCNQCGVSFTQKGNLLRHIKLHTGEKPFKCPFCSYACRRRDALTGHLRTHAVGKPHKCNYCGRSYKQRTSLEEHKERCHSYLQGIGLDPTTNNSPFTGEGPKEPRPIAESNNIGTFDRPPVIERINNNVGKRKSTTPQKFVGEKMVRYSYPELGYEMGMKYEKQAELLPPHMMDQAISNAMTYLGSDTLRPMLHHPGPPLSMAEVVPMVNPLFHHVLPMSQRAERPGNCETLPPQPHDFSSHPATNGPTALTRQGKPNQPGQDESPNHSGLDSADSARSSPQERQGYHGPPQGIRSRASPAVVFAGERAMEASPRGGAGIGASIIRVATEKPVGQEGVRVFGREGQELRAFQCEHCRVLFLDHVMYTIHMGCHGYRDPLECNICGHRSKDRYEFSSHIVRGEHTFQ, encoded by the exons ATGTCGACGGATATGTCAACACCTAATGGACAGACAGTTCCTCAGGGTCCTAACTCCCCAAGTG aAGTGACAATTAAGCAAGAGGAAGACACAGCAGAGGAGGCTGATAACAGAAGCCCAGCACTTGAAGAAATAGGCCAAACAGGGGAGGAAGGAGACCCTTTGGAGGAATCCATGACTGACAGTCCAAACAATCTACAGGATGGATTATCCGGATCAAATGTGACAGCTGATTCAGGGAGTCGACAACCAAACG GTGACAGGCCGTTCCAGTGCAACCAGTGTGGTGTCTCGTTCACCCAGAAGGGAAACCTGCTTCGACATATCAAGCTGCACACAGGTGAAAAACCCTTCAAATGCCCCTTCTGCAGCTACGCCTGCCGGCGGCGTGATGCTCTGACCGGACATCTGAGGACTCATGCTG TTGGCAAACCACATAAGTGTAACTACTGTGGACGAAGCTACAAACAGCGAACTTCTTTGGAGGAACACAAAGAGCGTTGCCATAGTTACCTGCAGGGAATTGGCTTGGATCCGACCACCAACAACAGCCCCTTCACAG GTGAGGGTCCCAAAGAGCCAAGGCCCATAGCAGAGTCCAACAACATTGGTACCTTTGATCGACCTCCTGTTATTGAGAGAATAAACAACAATGTGGGAAAGAGAAAGAGCACCACACCTCAGAAATTTGTGG GTGAAAAAATGGTACGCTACAGCTACCCAGAGCTAGGCTATGAGATGGGTATGAAGTACGAGAAGCAAGCTGAACTGTTGCCGCCCCACATGATGGACCAGGCCATCAGCAACGCCATGACATACCTAGGATCAGACACACTTAGGCCCATGCTACATCATCCAGGTCCCCCTCTCTCTATGGCTGAGGTGGTGCCAATGGTCAATCCCCTCTTTCACCATGTCCTTCCCATGAGCCAACGAGCAGAGCGTCCAGGAAACTGTGAAACACTTCCACCTCAGCCCCATGACTTCTCTAGCCATCCTGCCACAAATGGGCCCACTGCTTTAACCAGGCAGGGTAAGCCCAACCAACCAGGGCAAGATGAATCTCCCAACCACAGTGGACTTGACTCTGCTGACTCAGCTCGCAGTAGCCCTCAAGAAAGGCAGGGATATCACGGACCACCTCAAGGCATCAGATCTCGAGCCAGTCCAGCGGTGGTCTTTGCGGGTGAGCGAGCAATGGAGGCATCACCAAGAGGGGGTGCAGGGATTGGAGCCAGTATAATCCGAGTGGCAACAGAGAAGCCAGTCGGACAGGAAGGAGTGAGGGTGTTTGGACGGGAAGGCCAAGAGTTAAGGGCCTTCCAATGCGAGCACTGTCGGGTGCTCTTCCTGGATCATGTCATGTACACCATCCACATGGGTTGCCACGGATACAGAGATCCACTGGAGTGCAACATTTGTGGTCACCGCAGCAAAGACCGCTATGAGTTCTCCTCCCACATAGTCCGGGGTGAACACACTTTCCAGTGA